The Primulina eburnea isolate SZY01 chromosome 6, ASM2296580v1, whole genome shotgun sequence genome contains a region encoding:
- the LOC140833853 gene encoding protein tesmin/TSO1-like CXC 2 isoform X2: protein MLAFYTVLFSCFMRFFLLESPVFNFLNNLSPIKPVKSIHITQTINPLSFATLPSVFTSPHVSSLRGSRFLRRHQFSDPSKPEFSSDDANTDDLSKVNKDGNDKLDEEEKLDPEESHCVVGLVASQPSYECSNKIAEKFDYDPNSDNSPVKPSCGLESTSSVLVYESEVNLEEAGQTDENKEGLSCDWESLIADDSDLLIFESPNDTENKKLFGTEMSFYATIRNDKQNMQSLVAMYSGEQIGEGCQPENLSFNPGGGTEMMENSEKHDMTASSLMNDPMEEMDYENFSGLYRGMRRRCLVFEMAGAHRQRFEEISAPESSVVLQSGSDTSTNNRQRVPTNTIDESPRCVVPTIGLHLNALGTTPKDYKLVNLESSASGSLLIGPSPSVDFHPPTTGQETLNNLDVTSLGGDIDTIEDIAALTEDSCQASVYVADEEITQSSPKKKRRRLEQAGEIESCKRCNCKKSKCLKLYCECFAAGVYCVEPCACIDCFNKPVHEGTVLATRKQIESRNPLAFAPKVIRGSDSLAETVDDLSNTPASARHKRGCNCKKSGCLKKYCECYQGGVGCSINCRCEGCKNVFGRKDGSVIIETEAEYEEDETDTTEKSMREKAAVHIDSEQNMDSAPPETPLLAGRKPVQHLFSNKKPPRSSFPCIGSSSRSSANQVFKKPSFLPAPKLDSHFETIKEDEIPEFLQEGSPISGIKLSSPNRKRVSPPHNVGMSTGLRSSRKLILQSIPSFPSLTHNQ from the exons ATGCTTGCTTTCTACACAGTTCTGTTCTCATGCTTCATGAGGTTTTTCTTACTG GAGTCTCCTGTCTTTAATTTCTTGAACAACCTTTCCCCAATCAAGCCAGTTAAATCCATACATATTACACAGACAATCAATCCTCTTAGTTTTGCTACTCTTCCATCTGTTTTCACTTCGCCTCATGTTAGTTCTCTCAGGGGATCAAGATTTCTGCGAAG GCACCAGTTTTCAGATCCATCAAAACCCGAGTTTTCTTCTGATGATGCGAACACAGATGATTTGAGTAAGGTAAATAAGGATGGTAACGATAAACTCGATGAAGAGGAAAAACTGGACCCAGAGGAATCTCATTGTGTGGTGGGCCTGGTGGCTAGTCAGCCATCTTATGAATGCTCAAACAAGATTGCCGAAAAATTTGATTATGATCCAAATAGTGATAACTCTCCTGTAAAACCAAGCTGTGGCCTTGAATCCACTTCTTCAGTGCTTGTTTACGAAAGTGAAGTGAATCTCGAGGAAGCAGGCCAAACTGATGAAAACAAAGAAGGCCTATCGTGCGATTGGGAGAGTTTAATAGCTGATGATTCTGATCTGCTAATTTTTGAATCGCCGAATGATACAGAGAACAAGAAATTGTTTGGTACTGAGATGAGTTTCTATGCTACTATTAGAAATGACAAGCAGAATATGCAATCTCTTGTTGCAATGTACTCTGGTGAACAAATTGGAGAGGGATGTCAACCAGAAAACTTGTCTTTTAATCCCGGAGGAGGTACTGAGATGATGGAAAATTCCGAAAAACATGACATGACTGCCAGCTCTTTAATGAATGATCCCATGGAAGAGATGGATTATGAG AATTTCTCTGGTTTGTATCGAGGTATGAGAAGACGCTGTCTAGTTTTTGAGATGGCTGGAGCCCACAGACAGCGTTTTGAAGAGATTTCGGCTCCCGAATCTTCAGTGGTGTTGCAATCTGGTTCTGATACTTCCACCAACAACCGGCAACGAGTCCCAACAAATACAATAGATGAGTCTCCACGGTGTGTTGTACCTACCATTGGCTTGCATTTAAATGCTCTAGGAACAACACCCAAGGATTACAAACTTGTCAATCTCGAATCTTCAGCTTCTGGAAGTTTATTAATCGGACCGAGCCCATCAGTTGATTTTCATCCTCCAACTACTGGTCAAGAAACGTTAAACAATTTGGATGTTACCTCGTTGGGAGGAGATATTGATACCATTGAAGATATTGCTGCGCTCACGGAAGATTCTTGCCAGGCCTCTGTATATGTGGCTGATGAGGAGATCACTCAGAGTAGTCCAAAGAAGAAGAG GCGTAGGTTGGAACAAGCCGGGGAAATTGAATCCTGCAAGCGATGCAACTGCAAGAAATCAAAATGCTTAAAACT CTACTGTGAATGTTTTGCTGCTGGTGTCTACTGTGTGGAGCCATGTGCATGTATAGATTGCTTCAACAAGCCTGTCCATGAAGGCACTGTCCTTGCAACCCGAAAACAGATTGAATCAAGAAACCCTCTTGCTTTTGCGCCTAAAGTGATCAGGGGCTCAGATTCTCTGGCCGAAACTGTG GATGACTTGAGCAACACTCCTGCTTCAGCTCGTCATAAACGAGGATGCAACTGCAAAAAATCCGGTTGCCTGAAGAAATATTGTGAATGCTATCAG GGCGGTGTTGGATGCTCGATCAACTGCAGATGTGAAGGGTGTAAGAACGTGTTTGGTAGAAAGGATG GATCCGTTATAATAGAAACGGAAGCCGAATACGAAGAAGATGAAACGGATACAACTGAGAAGAGCATGCGAGAAAAAGCAGCAGTCCATATTGACTCAGAGCAAAACATGGATTCTGCTCCTCCAGAAACACCGTTATTGGCTGGAAG GAAACCGGTTCAACATCTGTTCTCAAACAAAAAACCGCCAAGATCTTCATTTCCATGTATCGGTTCCTCTTCCCGTTCTTCCGCAAACCAAGTGTTCAAAAAACCGAGCTTTCTACCTGCACCTAAACTCGATAGCCATTTCGAAACTATCAAAGAAGACGAAATTCCCGAGTTTCTCCAAGAAGGGTCTCCAATAAGTGGCATTAAGTTGTCATCTCCCAACAGGAAACGAGTTTCGCCCCCACACAATGTAGGTATGTCCACAGGATTAAGAAGCAGTCGAAAGTTGATACTTCAATCTATTCCATCTTTTCCATCTCTCACTCATAACCAATGA
- the LOC140833853 gene encoding protein tesmin/TSO1-like CXC 2 isoform X1: MDTPERSKSSQIAASVCKFEESPVFNFLNNLSPIKPVKSIHITQTINPLSFATLPSVFTSPHVSSLRGSRFLRRHQFSDPSKPEFSSDDANTDDLSKVNKDGNDKLDEEEKLDPEESHCVVGLVASQPSYECSNKIAEKFDYDPNSDNSPVKPSCGLESTSSVLVYESEVNLEEAGQTDENKEGLSCDWESLIADDSDLLIFESPNDTENKKLFGTEMSFYATIRNDKQNMQSLVAMYSGEQIGEGCQPENLSFNPGGGTEMMENSEKHDMTASSLMNDPMEEMDYENFSGLYRGMRRRCLVFEMAGAHRQRFEEISAPESSVVLQSGSDTSTNNRQRVPTNTIDESPRCVVPTIGLHLNALGTTPKDYKLVNLESSASGSLLIGPSPSVDFHPPTTGQETLNNLDVTSLGGDIDTIEDIAALTEDSCQASVYVADEEITQSSPKKKRRRLEQAGEIESCKRCNCKKSKCLKLYCECFAAGVYCVEPCACIDCFNKPVHEGTVLATRKQIESRNPLAFAPKVIRGSDSLAETVDDLSNTPASARHKRGCNCKKSGCLKKYCECYQGGVGCSINCRCEGCKNVFGRKDGSVIIETEAEYEEDETDTTEKSMREKAAVHIDSEQNMDSAPPETPLLAGRKPVQHLFSNKKPPRSSFPCIGSSSRSSANQVFKKPSFLPAPKLDSHFETIKEDEIPEFLQEGSPISGIKLSSPNRKRVSPPHNVGMSTGLRSSRKLILQSIPSFPSLTHNQ, translated from the exons ATGGATACTCCAGAGAGGAGCAAGAGCAGCCAGATCGCAGCATCCGTATGCAAGTTTGAG GAGTCTCCTGTCTTTAATTTCTTGAACAACCTTTCCCCAATCAAGCCAGTTAAATCCATACATATTACACAGACAATCAATCCTCTTAGTTTTGCTACTCTTCCATCTGTTTTCACTTCGCCTCATGTTAGTTCTCTCAGGGGATCAAGATTTCTGCGAAG GCACCAGTTTTCAGATCCATCAAAACCCGAGTTTTCTTCTGATGATGCGAACACAGATGATTTGAGTAAGGTAAATAAGGATGGTAACGATAAACTCGATGAAGAGGAAAAACTGGACCCAGAGGAATCTCATTGTGTGGTGGGCCTGGTGGCTAGTCAGCCATCTTATGAATGCTCAAACAAGATTGCCGAAAAATTTGATTATGATCCAAATAGTGATAACTCTCCTGTAAAACCAAGCTGTGGCCTTGAATCCACTTCTTCAGTGCTTGTTTACGAAAGTGAAGTGAATCTCGAGGAAGCAGGCCAAACTGATGAAAACAAAGAAGGCCTATCGTGCGATTGGGAGAGTTTAATAGCTGATGATTCTGATCTGCTAATTTTTGAATCGCCGAATGATACAGAGAACAAGAAATTGTTTGGTACTGAGATGAGTTTCTATGCTACTATTAGAAATGACAAGCAGAATATGCAATCTCTTGTTGCAATGTACTCTGGTGAACAAATTGGAGAGGGATGTCAACCAGAAAACTTGTCTTTTAATCCCGGAGGAGGTACTGAGATGATGGAAAATTCCGAAAAACATGACATGACTGCCAGCTCTTTAATGAATGATCCCATGGAAGAGATGGATTATGAG AATTTCTCTGGTTTGTATCGAGGTATGAGAAGACGCTGTCTAGTTTTTGAGATGGCTGGAGCCCACAGACAGCGTTTTGAAGAGATTTCGGCTCCCGAATCTTCAGTGGTGTTGCAATCTGGTTCTGATACTTCCACCAACAACCGGCAACGAGTCCCAACAAATACAATAGATGAGTCTCCACGGTGTGTTGTACCTACCATTGGCTTGCATTTAAATGCTCTAGGAACAACACCCAAGGATTACAAACTTGTCAATCTCGAATCTTCAGCTTCTGGAAGTTTATTAATCGGACCGAGCCCATCAGTTGATTTTCATCCTCCAACTACTGGTCAAGAAACGTTAAACAATTTGGATGTTACCTCGTTGGGAGGAGATATTGATACCATTGAAGATATTGCTGCGCTCACGGAAGATTCTTGCCAGGCCTCTGTATATGTGGCTGATGAGGAGATCACTCAGAGTAGTCCAAAGAAGAAGAG GCGTAGGTTGGAACAAGCCGGGGAAATTGAATCCTGCAAGCGATGCAACTGCAAGAAATCAAAATGCTTAAAACT CTACTGTGAATGTTTTGCTGCTGGTGTCTACTGTGTGGAGCCATGTGCATGTATAGATTGCTTCAACAAGCCTGTCCATGAAGGCACTGTCCTTGCAACCCGAAAACAGATTGAATCAAGAAACCCTCTTGCTTTTGCGCCTAAAGTGATCAGGGGCTCAGATTCTCTGGCCGAAACTGTG GATGACTTGAGCAACACTCCTGCTTCAGCTCGTCATAAACGAGGATGCAACTGCAAAAAATCCGGTTGCCTGAAGAAATATTGTGAATGCTATCAG GGCGGTGTTGGATGCTCGATCAACTGCAGATGTGAAGGGTGTAAGAACGTGTTTGGTAGAAAGGATG GATCCGTTATAATAGAAACGGAAGCCGAATACGAAGAAGATGAAACGGATACAACTGAGAAGAGCATGCGAGAAAAAGCAGCAGTCCATATTGACTCAGAGCAAAACATGGATTCTGCTCCTCCAGAAACACCGTTATTGGCTGGAAG GAAACCGGTTCAACATCTGTTCTCAAACAAAAAACCGCCAAGATCTTCATTTCCATGTATCGGTTCCTCTTCCCGTTCTTCCGCAAACCAAGTGTTCAAAAAACCGAGCTTTCTACCTGCACCTAAACTCGATAGCCATTTCGAAACTATCAAAGAAGACGAAATTCCCGAGTTTCTCCAAGAAGGGTCTCCAATAAGTGGCATTAAGTTGTCATCTCCCAACAGGAAACGAGTTTCGCCCCCACACAATGTAGGTATGTCCACAGGATTAAGAAGCAGTCGAAAGTTGATACTTCAATCTATTCCATCTTTTCCATCTCTCACTCATAACCAATGA
- the LOC140833854 gene encoding protein NETWORKED 1A-like produces MLKNLQILNSQSKDDNKALQLELKNVLEMLKELEICKNGLEVEIQQVRDDNGSLSQSNLSSNVKMENMENQIISLRELKLKLEKEVSLQMGSSKSLQQEIISLKEEIKELNSSYMALIEQVKAAGLNPACVGASLKNLEDENMRLRHICDKGINEKEILLKKLENMEDLLKKKSVDESSLSDLNGEKTIFIMEKASLLSQLHAVTETMHRLLEKNAVLENSLSAAKVELGGLREKSKGLEEVCELLKSERSYLLTERGTLLLKLETVERKLGSLENRFFRLEEEYADLEKEKKVVNSQVEEFKVSLGVEKQERVSTQIRSEILFVGLQSQIHLLKEENEWKKNDYAEELERAQKSQFEISVLQKFIKDMEEKNYSLIIECQKHVEASKLAEKVISELESESLEQHVETELLLDEIKRLRLDIYRVFRAVETGMDCALDGKIANEQTFVNHVMGNIEDMKRSISKYEDDKQQLLVENSVLVTVLEQLESEGMEIESQKIYFENELKFMPKNHTIHKSEKDKILEMNKQLKLDLSEGHQRAAKLEAELVSLCVKQADLQKSYSTLQETYAIVTEENMFLRKKFSDLKDEKWHTDQQNDAAVLDFSPTVNKSAILRSFGPEKMMELKTILEDLNRQHDANCTLEKEMTVLRGQLELQKVGNLELTGAVQNLEMEIQGIREYNVQMKRGMINGKESLIQTEAKLLDAEAKLEAAENLNLTLCKMVEKLKSDIQGSLQTRQDGGKSILQLSENNIVQKKEIESLNSVNTDLESEIQDMNDEFELWEAEASAFYFDLQLCSIHEVMFQNKVQELTGVCRSLQSESAAKTFENEQMKGKIFLMESEIGGLKSELNAYGPVIASLKDDIAFLEHNALLHSKLKATLTEEPEFLEVDAHPRRNISKKTHVDSLLGLKKLQGRIKTVRKLMEETKNPIFQGRSISDTKQEVPVKEVEDLKRHRFFGRDRRKLQKIKNKASKVWNGMLMKDIPVDQVPHAKRGDSGADDQVLDLCETSENGKRDQTIGGSRKVSYPMVEKDKVFNNSENGKHKADTPFTDSDVEKELGVNKLPASARNMAFFPEVNDRNNPR; encoded by the exons ATGCTCAAGAATCtgcaaattttgaattctcaatcTAAAGATGATAATAAAGCTCTGCAACTGGAGTTAAAAAATGTTCTTGAAATGCTCAAGGAATTGGAAATCTGTAAGAATGGCTTAGAAGTTGAGATTCAGCAGGTTAGGGATGACAATGGTAGTTTGAGTCAATCAAACTTGTCATCAAATGTCAAAATGGAGAATATGGAAAATCAGATCATCAGCCTGAGAGAGTTGAAGCTGAAGCTTGAAAAGGAAGTTTCACTACAAATGGGCTCTAGTAAATCCCTTCAGCAGGAGATAATATCTTTGAAAGAGGAAATTAAAGAATTGAATAGTAGCTATATGGCTTTAATTGAGCAAGTAAAAGCAGCAGGTCTGAACCCAGCATGTGTTGGAGCTTCATTGAAGAACTTAGAGGATGAGAACATGAGGCTGAGACATATTTGTGACAAGGGTATCAACGAGAAAGAAATTTTGTTGAAGAAGTTGGAAAACATGGAAGACCTTTTGAAGAAAAAATCTGTCGATGAAAGCTCCTTGTCGGACTTGAATGGAGAAAAGACCATATTTATTATGGAGAAAGCTTCTCTTCTCTCTCAGTTACATGCTGTGACAGAGACTATGCATAGGCTACTGGAGAAAAATGCTGTTCTGGAGAATTCTCTATCTGCTGCAAAAGTTGAACTCGGAGGTTTGAGGGAGAAATCGAAGGGTTTGGAAGAGGTCTGTGAACTGCTTAAAAGCGAAAGATCTTATCTTCTAACCGAAAGGGGTACCTTGTTACTTAAGTTGGAAACTGTTGAGAGGAAATTAGGAAGCCTGGAGAACAGATTTTTCAGGTTGGAAGAAGAATATGCGGACTTAGAGAAAGAGAAGAAAGTTGTAAACTCTCAGGTGGAAGAATTCAAAGTGTCCTTGGGTGTGGAGAAGCAAGAGCGAGTGAGCACCCAGATTCGAAGTGAGATCTTATTTGTTGGACTACAAAGCCAGATTCATCTCCTGAAAGAAGAAAATGAATGGAAGAAGAATGATTATGCAGAGGAACTTGAAAGAGCTCAAAAATCACAGTTTGAGATATCCGTTTTGCAGAAATTTATTAAGGATAtggaagaaaaaaattattcgCTCATTATCGAGTGTCAGAAACATGTAGAGGCTTCCAAATTAGCAGAGAAAGTGATCTCTGAGCTGGAGAGTGAAAGCCTTGAGCAACATGTGGAAACTGAGCTCCTCCTTGATGAAATCAAAAGATTAAGGTTGGATATATATCGAGTGTTTAGGGCTGTCGAAACTGGTATGGATTGTGCTCTTGATGGAAAGATTGCAAATGAACAAACTTTCGTAAATCACGTCATGGGAAATATCGAAGATATGAAACGTTCCATCTCCAAAtatgaggatgataagcagcaGCTCTTGGTTGAGAACTCAGTCCTCGTTACTGTACTCGAGCAGTTGGAATCTGAAGGCATGGAAATTGAGTCACAGAAGATATATTTTGAGAATGAGTTGAAATTCATGCCTAAGAATCATACCATACATAAATCTGAAAAAGACAAAATTCTCGAGATGAACAAACAACTGAAATTGGATTTGAGTGAGGGCCATCAGCGTGCTGCTAAACTTGAGGCTGAATTGGTGAGTCTTTGTGTCAAGCAGGCTGATTTGCAAAAATCTTACAGCACATTACAAGAAACATATGCTATAGTGACGGAGGAAAACATGTTTTTGCGGAAGAAATTTTCTGATTTAAAGGATGAGAAATGGCACACAGATCAGCAAAATGATGCTGCTGTCCTAGATTTCTCGCCCACTGTTAATAAATCTGCAATTCTACGGAGCTTTGGGCCAGAGAAAATGATGGAATTAAAGACTATTCTTGAAGATCTGAACAGACAGCATGATGCTAATTGTACCCTTGAAAAAGAAATGACTGTTTTGAGAGGGCAGCTGGAGTTGCAAAAGGTGGGAAATTTGGAACTTACTGGTGCTGTTCAGAATTTGGAAATGGAGATTCAAGGGATCAGAGAATACAATGTTCAGATGAAAAGGGGTATGATAAACGGTAAAGAAAGTTTAATTCAAACAGAAGCTAAGCTCTTGGATGCCGAAGCGAAGCTTGAAGCTGCTGAAAATTTGAACTTGACCCTGTGCAAAATGGTGGAAAAATTGAAATCTGACATCCAAGGATCACTGCAGACAAGACAAGATGGAGGAAAGAGCATACTCCAACTGTCTGAGAACAATATTGTTCAAAAGAAGGAAATCGAGAGCCTTAATTCAGTTAATACAGACTTAGAGTCAGAAATCCAGGACATGAATGATGAGTTTGAACTCTGGGAGGCTGAAGCTTCTGCATTTTATTTTGACCTTCAACTCTGTTCTATTCATGAAGTTATgtttcaaaataaagtccaggaGCTTACGGGAGTGTGTCGAAGTTTACAGAGTGAAAGTGCGGCAAAAACCTTTGAGAACGAACAGATGAAAGGGAAGATATTTTTGATGGAGAGTGAAATTGGAGGGTTAAAATCCGAATTAAATGCATATGGTCCGGTCATTGCTTCTCTAAAAGATGATATAGCATTTCTTGAACACAATGCACTTCTTCATTCAAAGCTTAAAGCAACACTAACTGAAGAGCCAGAG ttTCTGGAAGTTGATGCTCATCCCAGAAGAAATATCTCGAAGAAAACTCATGTTGACTCCCTCCTTGGCTTGAAGAAATTGCAGGGAAGAATAAAAACAGTTAGAAAGTTGATGGAGGAAACGAAAAATCCCATTTTTCAGGGAAGATCAATATCTGATACCAAACAAGAAGTTCCTGTGAAAGAGGTTGAGGACTTGAAACGGCATCGTTTCTTTGGTCGTGATAGACGCAAGTTGCAGAAGATAAAAAATAAAGCCTCTAAAGTTTGGAATGGAATGCTAATGAAAGATATTCCTGTCGACCAAGTTCCCCACGCAAAAAGAGGTGATTCTGGGGCAGATGATCAGGTTCTTGATCTTTGTGAAACTTCTGAAAATGGGAAGAGAGATCAAACAATCGGAGGGTCGCGTAAAGTGTCTTATCCGATGGTGGAGAAGGATAAAGTTTTCAATAATTCTGAAAATGGAAAGCATAAAGCTGATACTCCCTTTACCGACTCGGATGTGGAGAAAGAGTTAGGAGTGAATAAGTTGCCGGCGTCAGCAAGAAATATGGCATTCTTTCCAGAAGTGAACGACAGAAACAATCCACGATAG